The following proteins are encoded in a genomic region of Nicotiana sylvestris chromosome 4, ASM39365v2, whole genome shotgun sequence:
- the LOC104216195 gene encoding subtilisin-like protease SBT3.15: MAQGKYLSSTTFTFLILISHFSFIIARTASFPEEDKKIYIVFTENSDYEKILATVLGSEEAAKQAIIYTYNNELKGFAASLTPEQASRLEEQQGVLNIIPDRSLSLDRGFEGQT; the protein is encoded by the exons ATGGCTCAAGGAAAATATTTGTCATCAACAACTTTCACATTTCTAATATTGAtttctcatttttcctttatTATAGCAAGAACAGCTTCTTTTCCAGAGGAAGACAAGAAGATTTACATTGTTTTTACTGAGAATTCTGATTATGAAAAGATCTTAGCCACAGTATTGGGAAG tGAGGAGGCAGCGAAACAGGCTATTATATATACTTATAATAACGAATTAAAAGGATTTGCAGCTTCATTGACTCCTGAACAGGCTTCTCGTTTGGAAG AGCAACAAGGTGTATTGAATATTATCCCAGATCGCTCACTCAGCCTGGATAGGGGATTTGAAGGTCAAACCTAG